Proteins co-encoded in one Gemmatimonadaceae bacterium genomic window:
- a CDS encoding protein kinase, translated as MDLRDQLQTTLGTAYTLERELGGGGMSRVFVAQENSLERQVVVKVLPPELTAGVNVDRFKREILLAAKLQHPHIVPVLAAGETNGLPYYTMPFVEGQSLRVKLARGALPMTDAIGILRDVAKALAYAHERGIVHRDIKPENVLLSGGSAVVTDFGIAKAISASRTVAPNATLTQVGTSLGTPAYMAPEQAAADPATDHRADLYAFGCMAYELLAGRPPFVGKSPQKLLAAQMGETPQPVAELRADAPVELADMVMRCLAKDADHRPQSAAELVRVLDTVTSGGGHAALPPILLGGRFALWRALAIYAVSFVVVALVAKSAIIVIGLPDWVFPGAVAVMSLGLPVILFTGYVHHATRRLITMTPTYTPGGTAAPQGTMATIAMKASPHMSWRRTTIGGAYALGGFVLLIGVFMLLRAFGIGPAGSLLAAGKLDANQPLLVAEFSAKGGADSALGGVVAEAVRTDLAQSSAITVMPASMIRDALQRMQLPLDSRIDANLARQIAQRDGAKAVITGDITPLGTGFIVTARIVAAQSGNELASFQGTANSPSELIPTVGQISRDLRGKIGESLKAVQNSPPLEAVTTSSLEALKAYTEGDLAFSRLDYAKASEWLKQAVALDSTFAMAWRRLAVAYKDANMSPVLVDSALAKAYRFRDRLTDRERYSTVASYYEMGPGRDRGKAVQAYQQAMALGDYAISPNNLGILFNSRRQFAAAESVLAVGVAKAPSNGVSNYTNLAGALVNEGKYTAADSVMRAYEKQFGPQAEMEFERASVLYNEGHADSARAILERAVSGASPVDHATILANLASLDERGGQLAAYMREYGASVAVLRANGAFAPVLLDSAQSAMFDAWFRGQPARAVRTLDAAIAATPLRSIPEEIRSTAYAQLSQIYSMAGRPDRARALLAQMQSEIRDTSILRASQPARHSALGYIALAEKHPLDAVREFRAADSLPDGPASDCAKCVAVTLGMAFDQANMPDSAIAEFHRYLDTPYEFATAPDGDDLAFVYKSLGELYEAQGNPGEAANYYSKFVNLWQHADPDLQPQVADVKQRLTHLRDTEKHP; from the coding sequence ATGGATCTGCGCGATCAGTTGCAGACAACGCTCGGCACGGCATACACCCTGGAGCGCGAGCTGGGCGGCGGCGGCATGTCGCGCGTGTTCGTGGCCCAGGAGAATTCGCTCGAGCGCCAGGTGGTGGTCAAGGTGCTGCCCCCGGAACTCACCGCGGGCGTGAACGTGGACCGGTTCAAGCGCGAGATCCTGCTCGCCGCCAAGCTGCAGCACCCGCACATCGTGCCCGTGCTGGCCGCGGGCGAGACCAACGGCCTCCCGTATTACACGATGCCGTTCGTCGAGGGACAGTCGCTGCGCGTGAAACTCGCCCGCGGCGCGCTGCCGATGACCGACGCCATCGGCATCCTGCGGGACGTGGCCAAGGCGCTGGCCTACGCGCATGAGCGGGGCATCGTCCACCGCGACATCAAACCCGAGAACGTGCTCCTCTCCGGCGGCTCGGCGGTGGTTACGGATTTCGGTATCGCCAAGGCCATCAGCGCGTCGCGCACCGTGGCGCCCAACGCCACCCTCACGCAGGTGGGCACTTCGCTGGGCACGCCGGCCTACATGGCGCCGGAACAGGCCGCGGCCGATCCGGCCACCGACCACCGGGCCGATCTCTACGCGTTCGGATGCATGGCCTACGAACTGCTGGCCGGCCGCCCGCCGTTCGTGGGCAAGTCGCCGCAGAAGCTGCTCGCCGCGCAGATGGGCGAGACGCCGCAACCGGTGGCCGAATTGCGGGCCGACGCGCCGGTCGAACTGGCCGACATGGTCATGCGCTGCCTGGCCAAGGACGCCGACCACCGCCCGCAGAGCGCCGCCGAGCTGGTGCGCGTGCTCGACACCGTCACGAGCGGCGGCGGGCACGCTGCCCTGCCGCCCATCCTGCTGGGTGGCCGGTTCGCGCTCTGGCGCGCCCTCGCCATCTACGCCGTGTCGTTCGTGGTCGTGGCGCTCGTGGCCAAGTCGGCCATCATCGTGATCGGGCTGCCCGACTGGGTATTCCCCGGGGCGGTGGCCGTCATGTCGTTGGGACTGCCGGTGATCCTGTTCACCGGCTACGTGCATCATGCCACGCGCCGGCTGATCACGATGACGCCCACGTACACGCCCGGTGGCACCGCCGCGCCGCAGGGCACGATGGCCACGATCGCCATGAAGGCCAGCCCCCACATGAGCTGGCGGCGTACGACGATCGGGGGCGCGTACGCCCTCGGGGGCTTCGTGCTGCTGATCGGCGTGTTCATGCTGCTGCGCGCGTTCGGTATCGGGCCGGCGGGCTCGCTGCTCGCCGCCGGCAAGCTCGACGCCAACCAGCCGCTGCTCGTGGCGGAGTTCAGTGCCAAGGGCGGGGCCGACAGCGCCCTGGGCGGCGTGGTGGCCGAGGCCGTGCGCACGGATCTCGCGCAGTCCAGCGCCATCACCGTCATGCCGGCCAGCATGATCCGCGACGCGTTGCAGCGCATGCAGCTGCCGCTCGACAGCCGCATCGACGCCAACCTGGCGCGCCAGATCGCCCAGCGCGACGGCGCCAAGGCCGTGATCACGGGCGACATCACGCCGCTCGGCACCGGCTTCATCGTCACGGCGCGCATCGTCGCGGCGCAGTCGGGCAATGAACTGGCCTCGTTCCAGGGCACCGCCAACAGTCCGTCGGAGTTGATTCCCACCGTGGGCCAGATCAGCCGCGACCTGCGCGGCAAGATCGGCGAGTCGCTCAAGGCCGTGCAGAATTCGCCGCCGCTCGAAGCGGTGACCACGAGTTCGCTCGAGGCGCTCAAGGCGTATACGGAAGGCGACCTCGCGTTCAGTCGACTCGATTACGCCAAGGCGAGCGAGTGGCTCAAACAGGCGGTGGCCCTCGATTCGACGTTCGCCATGGCATGGCGGCGGCTGGCTGTGGCGTACAAGGACGCCAACATGTCGCCGGTGCTCGTGGATTCGGCGCTGGCCAAGGCCTATCGATTCCGGGATCGCCTCACCGACCGCGAGCGGTACAGCACGGTGGCCAGCTATTACGAGATGGGGCCGGGGCGCGATCGCGGCAAAGCCGTCCAGGCATACCAGCAGGCCATGGCGCTGGGCGATTATGCGATTTCCCCCAACAACCTGGGAATCCTGTTCAATTCGCGGCGCCAGTTCGCGGCCGCGGAGTCGGTACTGGCCGTGGGCGTCGCGAAAGCGCCGTCGAACGGGGTGTCCAACTACACGAACCTGGCCGGCGCCCTCGTCAACGAGGGTAAGTACACGGCGGCCGATTCCGTCATGCGCGCCTACGAGAAGCAATTCGGACCGCAGGCCGAGATGGAATTCGAGCGGGCCTCGGTGCTCTACAACGAGGGCCACGCCGACTCGGCCCGGGCGATCCTCGAGCGGGCGGTGTCGGGGGCCAGCCCGGTCGATCACGCCACGATTCTCGCCAATCTCGCCAGCCTCGACGAGCGCGGCGGACAGCTCGCCGCATACATGCGCGAGTACGGAGCGTCGGTGGCCGTGCTCCGCGCCAACGGCGCGTTCGCCCCGGTGCTCCTGGATTCGGCGCAGTCGGCGATGTTCGACGCCTGGTTCCGCGGGCAGCCGGCGCGCGCGGTGCGCACGCTCGATGCGGCGATCGCCGCCACACCCCTGCGGTCCATTCCCGAAGAAATCCGGTCGACCGCGTACGCCCAGCTGTCCCAGATCTACTCCATGGCCGGCCGCCCCGACCGGGCGCGGGCGCTACTCGCGCAGATGCAATCCGAGATACGGGACACGAGCATCCTCCGCGCCAGCCAACCTGCGCGCCATTCCGCGCTCGGCTACATCGCGCTGGCCGAGAAGCACCCGCTCGACGCCGTCCGCGAGTTCCGCGCCGCCGATTCGCTTCCCGACGGGCCGGCCAGCGACTGCGCGAAGTGCGTGGCCGTCACGCTCGGCATGGCGTTCGACCAGGCCAACATGCCCGATTCGGCGATCGCAGAATTTCACCGCTATCTGGACACCCCGTACGAGTTCGCTACGGCCCCCGACGGCGACGACCTCGCCTTCGTGTACAAGAGCCTGGGCGAGCTATATGAGGCCCAGGGCAACCCCGGCGAAGCCGCCAATTACTATTCGAAGTTCGTGAACCTCTGGCAGCACGCCGATCCCGACCTCCAGCCGCAGGTGGCGGACGTGAAGCAACGGCTCACTCACCTGCGCGATACCGAGAAGCATCCGTAA
- a CDS encoding ATP-binding protein: protein MWTVLLALVTIAMSRFRPDIDQAHVVLTYLLVVLGGSLAGGRRFGFLLAIASFVLINYYFQEPFDTVAVHKPLELVELFAFLATSMTATQLLSYAQTQAAEAEQRADEVTRLSHLGSETLNAGTAEQALAAIARVIRDELRVDSCAIDRVMGDSEVEVAHAGAWPVRESARSLTLPLTAHGEAVGMLRLHHPTDIQLNASQIQFLEALTYYAALGIERMRLEGEAAHAEGLREANRLKDILLATVSHDLRTPLTTIKALAQDAALRGDENAVVIEEQADRLSGLVNDLLDLSRIKGGTFRTTPELNSAEDVIGAVARQFAGAARGRKLVTTVDLTQPALFGMFDFVHTLRILGNLVENALRYAPSDSTVDLTVTREGDTLRFSVSDRGPGVPASEVHQIFEPFYRPPTAANDGGAGLGLSIAQRLAHSQGGAVQFAPRLGGGSVFSLVLPAYDPD from the coding sequence ATGTGGACGGTGCTCCTCGCGCTCGTCACGATCGCGATGAGCCGGTTCCGTCCCGACATCGACCAGGCGCACGTGGTGCTCACGTACCTCCTGGTCGTGCTCGGGGGGAGTCTGGCGGGCGGCCGGCGGTTCGGATTTCTCCTGGCGATCGCGAGCTTCGTGCTCATCAACTACTACTTCCAGGAACCGTTCGACACCGTCGCCGTCCACAAGCCGCTGGAGTTGGTGGAGCTGTTCGCCTTCCTCGCCACGTCCATGACGGCCACCCAACTCCTGTCGTACGCGCAGACGCAGGCGGCCGAGGCCGAGCAGCGCGCCGACGAGGTCACGCGCCTGTCGCACCTGGGCTCGGAAACCCTCAACGCCGGCACCGCCGAGCAGGCGCTGGCGGCCATCGCCCGCGTGATCCGCGACGAGTTGCGCGTCGATTCGTGTGCCATCGATCGCGTGATGGGCGACAGCGAAGTGGAGGTCGCGCACGCGGGCGCTTGGCCGGTGCGCGAATCGGCGCGGTCGCTCACGCTGCCGCTCACCGCGCACGGCGAAGCGGTGGGGATGCTGCGGCTGCACCATCCCACCGACATCCAGCTCAACGCCTCGCAGATCCAGTTTCTCGAGGCGCTCACGTACTACGCGGCGCTGGGCATCGAGCGCATGCGTCTGGAAGGCGAGGCGGCCCACGCCGAAGGCCTCCGCGAAGCGAACCGCCTGAAGGACATCCTACTCGCCACGGTGAGCCACGATCTGCGAACGCCCCTCACCACGATCAAGGCCCTGGCCCAGGATGCGGCCCTCCGCGGCGACGAGAACGCGGTGGTGATCGAGGAGCAGGCCGACCGGCTGTCGGGCCTCGTGAATGATCTGCTCGATCTGTCGCGCATCAAGGGCGGCACGTTCCGCACCACGCCCGAGCTGAATTCCGCCGAGGACGTGATCGGCGCGGTGGCGCGCCAGTTCGCCGGGGCGGCCCGCGGGCGCAAGCTCGTGACCACGGTGGACCTCACCCAGCCGGCGCTGTTCGGCATGTTCGACTTCGTGCACACGCTGCGCATCCTGGGCAATCTCGTGGAGAATGCGCTACGCTACGCGCCCAGCGATTCGACGGTCGACCTGACCGTCACCCGCGAGGGCGACACGCTCAGATTCTCGGTCTCGGATCGCGGCCCCGGCGTTCCCGCGAGCGAGGTGCACCAGATCTTCGAGCCGTTCTATCGGCCGCCCACGGCGGCCAACGACGGCGGCGCCGGTCTCGGACTCTCCATCGCCCAGCGGCTCGCGCACTCCCAAGGCGGGGCCGTGCAGTTCGCCCCGCGCCTGGGTGGTGGCAGCGTGTTCTCGCTGGTGCTGCCCGCGTACGACCCCGACTGA
- a CDS encoding response regulator transcription factor: protein MTTPTVPPADTPDKPKLLVIDDEVQIRRAVRNALRDLTDQVVEVATGREGIDQAAASMPDLIVLDLGLPDMAGADVCREVRRWGTMPIVVLSARHGEEEKVNLLNLGADDYVTKPFSTLEFSARVRAQLRRFQSLSVPSHTATITVDGLSIDLVRRRVSRGAGAGAIHLTPIEWEILRTLATASGRTLTHQQIFDAVWGRAFGNPQQYLRVHITNLRRKIEIDPSRPQLIITEPGVGYRFESNI from the coding sequence GTGACGACCCCAACTGTTCCACCCGCCGACACGCCGGACAAGCCCAAGCTGCTCGTCATCGACGACGAAGTGCAGATCCGCCGCGCCGTGCGCAATGCGCTCCGCGACCTCACCGACCAGGTGGTGGAGGTGGCCACTGGACGCGAGGGCATCGACCAGGCGGCGGCATCCATGCCCGACCTGATCGTGCTCGACCTCGGCCTGCCCGACATGGCCGGCGCCGACGTGTGTCGCGAAGTCCGCCGCTGGGGCACGATGCCGATCGTCGTGCTGTCGGCCCGGCACGGCGAGGAGGAGAAGGTGAACCTGCTCAACCTCGGCGCCGACGACTACGTGACCAAGCCGTTCAGCACGCTCGAATTCTCGGCGCGCGTGCGGGCCCAGTTGCGGCGGTTCCAGTCGCTGTCCGTGCCGTCGCACACCGCCACGATCACCGTGGACGGCCTGAGCATCGATCTCGTGCGCCGCCGCGTGTCGCGCGGCGCCGGCGCCGGGGCCATCCACCTCACGCCCATCGAGTGGGAGATCCTGCGCACGCTGGCCACCGCGTCGGGCCGCACGCTCACCCACCAGCAGATCTTCGACGCCGTCTGGGGACGGGCGTTCGGCAATCCGCAGCAGTACCTGCGCGTGCACATCACCAATCTGCGGCGAAAGATCGAGATCGATCCCTCGCGTCCCCAGTTGATCATCACGGAGCCGGGTGTCGGGTACCGCTTCGAGTCGAACATCTAG
- a CDS encoding S9 family peptidase, whose protein sequence is MHVPPAPRAVSRRLVPHRRHLAALAFALAALAPALAAQQAPANRIQLDQYLDWQDVQSPRLSPDGTQIIYGRRWVDKMNDRWRTSLWIMNADGTRDRFLADGSDAQWSPDGQRIAYVAAGEPSGPQIFVRWVDVAGPGSQISHLTAAPSDLTWSPDSKTLAFNMNVPDKEGWHIDMPAPPKGAKWIEPPKIVTRLNYRSDRIGFTDDYYRQIFVIAADGGEARQVTTGDWNASAPAFSGDGEWIAFSSLRTPDAEYAFRHSDIYEANVRTGAVRQLTHSSGGNSAPVFSPDGRWVAYLHADSVYHAAWSPARVWIMNADGSSPRLLSGSLDRPVSDLLWARDGSGVYANVESEGSKNLYFVSTAAQVRPVTTGEQVLTVTDLSRTGLAVGIRTTPVKPNDVVTFSIPTSGTTSTFAQRTDVNASILAGKELAQTHEFWYRSVGGLRIQGWVVTPPGFDPSRKYPLILEIHGGPQAMYNVAFNFARQDHAAHGYVQLFTNPRGSTGYGEQFTNLIDNDYPDKDFDDLMAGVDTVVNRGYIDTKNEFVYGCSGGGVLTAWTVGHTHRFAAAVSQCPVIDWISFVGETDGAGWYQNFAKPFWEDPSEYLRRSPIMYTGNITTPTLLMTGVLDLRTPIPQIEEFYRALKMQHVPTAMIRMNNEYHGTSSTPSNFLRTQLYLRSWFDRYATPSSEHAAAGAMR, encoded by the coding sequence ATGCACGTCCCTCCCGCCCCCCGCGCCGTTTCTCGCCGCCTCGTGCCGCATCGCCGCCACCTCGCGGCGCTGGCGTTTGCGCTCGCGGCCCTCGCCCCGGCGCTCGCCGCGCAGCAGGCGCCGGCCAACCGCATCCAACTCGATCAGTACCTCGACTGGCAGGACGTGCAGAGCCCGCGGCTCTCACCCGACGGCACGCAGATCATCTACGGGCGCCGCTGGGTGGACAAGATGAACGACCGGTGGCGCACGTCGCTCTGGATCATGAATGCCGACGGCACGCGGGATCGGTTTCTGGCCGACGGCTCCGACGCCCAGTGGTCGCCGGACGGCCAGCGCATCGCGTACGTGGCGGCCGGCGAGCCGTCGGGCCCGCAGATCTTCGTGCGCTGGGTGGACGTGGCCGGACCGGGCTCGCAGATCTCGCACCTCACCGCGGCCCCGTCCGATCTCACCTGGTCGCCGGACAGCAAGACGCTGGCGTTCAACATGAACGTGCCAGACAAGGAAGGCTGGCACATCGACATGCCGGCGCCACCCAAGGGCGCCAAGTGGATCGAACCGCCGAAGATCGTGACGCGGCTCAACTACCGGTCGGATCGCATCGGATTCACCGACGACTACTACCGTCAGATCTTCGTGATCGCGGCCGACGGCGGTGAGGCGCGCCAGGTGACCACCGGCGACTGGAACGCGTCGGCGCCGGCGTTCTCCGGCGACGGCGAGTGGATCGCCTTCTCGTCGCTGCGCACGCCCGACGCCGAGTATGCGTTCCGCCACTCCGACATCTACGAAGCCAACGTGCGCACGGGCGCGGTTCGCCAGCTCACGCACTCCTCGGGCGGCAACAGCGCGCCGGTGTTCTCGCCGGACGGGCGGTGGGTGGCGTATCTCCACGCCGACTCCGTGTACCATGCGGCGTGGTCGCCGGCCCGGGTGTGGATCATGAATGCCGACGGCTCGTCGCCGCGACTGCTCTCGGGTTCGCTCGACCGGCCGGTGTCGGACCTGCTCTGGGCCCGGGACGGCAGCGGCGTCTACGCCAACGTCGAGAGCGAGGGCTCGAAGAACCTGTATTTCGTGTCCACGGCGGCGCAGGTGCGCCCGGTGACCACGGGGGAGCAGGTGCTCACGGTGACCGACCTGAGCCGCACCGGGCTGGCGGTGGGCATCCGCACGACGCCGGTCAAGCCCAACGACGTGGTGACGTTCTCGATTCCCACGTCGGGCACGACGTCGACGTTCGCGCAGCGCACCGACGTGAACGCGTCGATCCTGGCGGGCAAGGAGTTGGCGCAGACGCACGAATTCTGGTACAGGTCGGTGGGCGGGTTGCGGATCCAGGGGTGGGTGGTGACGCCGCCGGGCTTCGACCCGAGCAGGAAGTACCCGCTGATCCTCGAAATCCACGGCGGCCCGCAGGCGATGTACAACGTGGCGTTCAACTTCGCGCGGCAGGACCACGCCGCCCACGGCTACGTGCAGCTGTTCACCAATCCGCGCGGCAGCACCGGCTACGGCGAGCAGTTCACCAACCTCATCGACAACGATTATCCCGACAAGGACTTCGACGACCTGATGGCGGGCGTGGACACCGTGGTCAACCGCGGCTACATCGACACGAAGAACGAATTCGTGTACGGGTGCTCGGGCGGCGGCGTCCTCACGGCGTGGACGGTGGGCCACACGCACCGATTCGCCGCCGCCGTGTCGCAGTGCCCGGTGATCGACTGGATCAGCTTCGTGGGCGAGACCGACGGCGCCGGCTGGTATCAGAACTTCGCCAAGCCGTTCTGGGAGGACCCGTCGGAATACCTGCGCCGCTCGCCGATCATGTACACCGGCAACATCACCACCCCCACGCTCCTCATGACCGGCGTGCTCGACCTGCGGACGCCGATCCCGCAGATCGAGGAATTCTACCGAGCGCTCAAGATGCAGCACGTGCCCACGGCGATGATCCGCATGAACAACGAATACCACGGCACGTCGAGCACGCCGTCCAACTTCCTGCGCACGCAGTTGTATCTGCGCAGCTGGTTCGATCGGTACGCCACACCGTCCAGCGAGCACGCCGCCGCCGGCGCCATGCGGTAG
- a CDS encoding PAS domain S-box protein — MPPSSAHADESRFRGAIAASLDAFFLLESVRDAGGSVVDFRLVELNRRGEEFLGRPREAVVGRLLSDILPTARAAGFIDRCAQVVASGESYAEEVRVQEPAIRAEWVRHQVVRVDDGIVITSRDISDRQHVEESLRASEERFRLLVESATDGIYRIDPRGIFTYANPVASRVLGMGEGSIVGRSYLDFVRPDYRMEGIDLYTGQIRNRVPVTYWEFPALRADGRDVWVGQNVQVEVKDDRVVALFAVARDITAQRAAEEALRESEERHRFLADHSMDMLARLTRAGRFVYVSPVCRALLGYEPEQLVGRLFEELCDPADVRAVRAAHERLLQDHGVDLTTCRMRRSDGREVWFETTRQTIVDEATGEVTGFLTVSRDVTERRRFEEELRHVQKMEAVGQLAGGVAHDFNNLLTAIRGFSDVLFQSIRADDPRRGDVLEICKATDRAATLTRQLLAFSRRQLMRPESLSLNTIVTDLARILQRLLGDGVTVSTRLAPDLATVRADPGQMEQVLLNLALNARDAMGEAGGSLAIETANVDVAPGPDARHAPGRYAVLRVVDTGCGMTPEVRERLFEPFFTTKERGKGTGLGLSMVYGIVTQSGGFIVVDSAPGKGATFAIHLPTVDAQVEAERPSAPRSRVVPRGGGTILIAEDSEGVLVLAERILRNEGYVVLTARDGVEALEVSRRHEGEIDLLLTDVMMPRMNGGELARAFAAERPAAVIAIMSGYMDEDALRRTLDNANTPILQKPFSAAALVERVGEILHREPAA; from the coding sequence GTGCCGCCATCCTCCGCTCACGCCGACGAGAGCCGCTTCCGCGGCGCGATCGCCGCGAGCCTCGACGCCTTCTTCCTGCTCGAGTCCGTGCGTGACGCCGGTGGGTCGGTGGTGGACTTCCGGCTGGTGGAGTTGAACCGCCGGGGCGAGGAGTTCCTGGGCAGACCTCGCGAGGCGGTGGTCGGCCGGCTGCTGTCGGACATCCTGCCCACGGCGCGCGCCGCCGGATTCATCGACCGGTGCGCGCAGGTGGTGGCCTCCGGGGAATCGTACGCCGAGGAAGTGCGCGTGCAGGAGCCCGCCATCCGCGCGGAATGGGTGCGCCATCAGGTGGTGCGCGTGGACGACGGCATCGTCATCACGTCGCGGGACATCTCCGACCGCCAGCACGTGGAGGAATCACTGCGGGCCAGCGAGGAGCGGTTCCGGCTGCTCGTGGAGAGCGCGACCGACGGCATCTATCGCATCGATCCGCGCGGCATCTTCACCTACGCCAATCCGGTCGCGTCGCGCGTGCTCGGCATGGGCGAGGGGAGCATCGTGGGGCGCTCGTACCTCGATTTCGTGCGTCCCGACTATCGCATGGAAGGGATCGATCTGTACACGGGGCAGATCCGGAACCGCGTCCCGGTCACCTACTGGGAGTTCCCGGCGCTTCGCGCCGACGGCCGCGACGTGTGGGTGGGCCAGAACGTGCAGGTCGAGGTGAAGGACGACCGCGTGGTGGCGCTGTTCGCGGTGGCGCGCGACATCACGGCGCAGCGCGCCGCCGAGGAAGCCCTGCGCGAGAGCGAGGAGCGGCACCGGTTCCTGGCCGACCACTCGATGGACATGCTGGCCCGTCTCACGCGTGCCGGGCGGTTCGTGTACGTGTCGCCGGTGTGCCGCGCGCTCCTCGGGTACGAGCCAGAACAGCTCGTGGGTCGGTTGTTCGAGGAGTTGTGCGATCCGGCCGACGTCCGGGCGGTGCGCGCCGCGCACGAGCGCCTGCTGCAGGATCACGGCGTGGACCTCACCACCTGCCGCATGCGGCGGTCCGACGGGCGGGAGGTGTGGTTCGAGACCACCCGCCAGACGATCGTGGACGAGGCCACCGGCGAGGTCACCGGATTCCTCACGGTGTCGCGCGACGTGACGGAACGCCGGCGGTTCGAGGAGGAGCTGCGCCACGTGCAGAAGATGGAAGCCGTGGGACAGCTCGCCGGCGGCGTGGCGCACGACTTCAACAATCTGCTCACCGCCATTCGCGGATTCAGCGACGTGCTCTTCCAGAGCATCCGCGCCGACGATCCGCGCCGTGGCGACGTGCTCGAGATCTGCAAAGCCACCGACCGCGCCGCGACCCTCACTCGCCAGCTGCTCGCCTTCAGCCGCCGGCAGTTGATGCGTCCCGAATCGCTCAGTCTCAACACGATCGTCACCGATCTCGCGCGCATTCTTCAGCGCCTGCTCGGCGACGGGGTGACGGTGTCCACGCGACTCGCGCCCGACCTGGCCACGGTGCGCGCCGATCCGGGCCAGATGGAGCAGGTGTTGCTGAACCTGGCGCTCAACGCGCGCGACGCGATGGGCGAGGCCGGCGGATCGCTCGCCATCGAGACGGCCAACGTGGACGTCGCGCCGGGGCCCGATGCGCGCCACGCCCCGGGGCGCTACGCGGTGCTGCGCGTGGTCGACACCGGGTGCGGCATGACGCCCGAGGTGCGCGAACGGCTATTCGAACCGTTCTTCACCACCAAGGAGCGCGGCAAGGGCACGGGCCTGGGGCTGTCGATGGTCTACGGCATCGTGACCCAGAGCGGTGGGTTCATCGTCGTGGACAGCGCGCCGGGCAAGGGCGCGACGTTTGCCATCCACCTGCCGACGGTGGACGCCCAGGTGGAGGCCGAGCGGCCGTCGGCGCCCCGCTCGCGCGTCGTGCCGCGCGGCGGTGGGACGATTCTCATCGCCGAGGACAGCGAGGGAGTGCTCGTGCTCGCCGAACGCATCCTGCGCAACGAGGGCTACGTGGTGCTCACGGCGCGCGACGGTGTTGAGGCGCTCGAGGTGTCGCGGCGCCACGAGGGGGAGATTGACCTGCTGCTCACCGATGTCATGATGCCGCGCATGAACGGCGGCGAGTTGGCCCGCGCGTTCGCCGCCGAGCGCCCCGCCGCCGTGATCGCGATCATGTCGGGCTACATGGACGAGGACGCGCTGCGCCGCACGCTCGACAACGCCAACACGCCCATCCTGCAGAAGCCGTTCAGCGCCGCCGCGCTGGTCGAGCGCGTGGGCGAGATCCTGCACCGCGAGCCCGCGGCCTGA
- a CDS encoding DUF2892 domain-containing protein gives MEFTSLAEAVYMSHNVGGIDRVVRVLLGLGLLSLVFVGPKTMWGLIGLVPLATAGMSFCPLYSIFGWSTCAVPQDKARG, from the coding sequence GTGGAATTCACATCTCTGGCGGAGGCGGTGTACATGTCGCACAACGTCGGTGGGATTGATCGCGTGGTTCGCGTGCTGTTGGGATTGGGGCTGCTGTCGCTGGTGTTCGTGGGTCCCAAGACCATGTGGGGATTGATCGGGCTGGTGCCCCTGGCCACGGCCGGCATGTCGTTCTGCCCGCTGTACAGCATCTTCGGGTGGTCCACGTGCGCGGTGCCGCAGGACAAGGCGCGCGGCTGA
- a CDS encoding MarR family winged helix-turn-helix transcriptional regulator has protein sequence MTTEEIEHTTTAMNAIRSIVRALRVSSRMIETKMGISGAQLFVLQQLSERSADSLNDLADRTATHQSSVSVVVRRLVDHGYVARHTASADRRRVELALTEKGRELLADAPTTVQVKLLRGARAFTAAQKKELAALLGSWVRASGLEDGSPPMMLEDTTGGNDV, from the coding sequence GTGACCACAGAAGAAATCGAACACACCACCACGGCGATGAACGCCATCCGCTCGATCGTGCGAGCGCTGCGCGTGTCATCCCGCATGATCGAAACCAAGATGGGCATCAGCGGCGCGCAGCTGTTCGTGCTGCAGCAGCTGAGCGAGCGGTCGGCCGACTCGCTCAACGACCTGGCCGATCGGACCGCCACGCACCAGAGCTCGGTATCCGTGGTGGTGCGGCGGCTGGTGGACCACGGCTACGTGGCGCGGCACACCGCGTCGGCGGACCGGCGCCGCGTGGAACTGGCGCTCACCGAGAAGGGGCGCGAGTTGCTGGCGGACGCGCCGACCACGGTGCAGGTGAAGCTCCTGCGCGGCGCGCGCGCGTTCACGGCCGCGCAGAAGAAGGAGCTCGCCGCCCTGCTGGGGTCGTGGGTCCGCGCCTCGGGTCTGGAGGACGGGAGTCCGCCGATGATGCTGGAGGATACGACGGGCGGGAACGACGTCTGA
- a CDS encoding DUF302 domain-containing protein produces the protein MAQQTTPYGLSITVPLGYDAAVERARAELAKEGFGVLTEIDVKKTLKQKLDAEFRPYVILGACNPPLAQQALTAELDIGLLLPCNVVVYAADTPGHSVVSVMDPVAALSLTGNKDIGPLASQVRQRLERMLDAMARG, from the coding sequence ATGGCTCAACAGACCACACCATACGGATTGTCGATCACCGTCCCCCTGGGCTACGACGCGGCGGTGGAACGCGCGCGGGCCGAGCTCGCCAAAGAAGGATTCGGCGTGCTCACGGAGATCGACGTGAAGAAGACGTTGAAGCAGAAGCTCGACGCCGAGTTCCGCCCCTACGTCATCCTGGGGGCATGCAATCCCCCGCTCGCGCAACAGGCGCTCACGGCCGAGCTGGACATCGGGCTGCTGTTGCCGTGCAACGTGGTGGTATATGCAGCAGACACGCCCGGCCACTCCGTGGTCTCGGTCATGGATCCGGTGGCGGCGCTCAGCCTGACGGGCAACAAGGACATCGGGCCCCTTGCCAGCCAGGTGCGCCAGCGGCTGGAGCGCATGCTCGACGCGATGGCCCGCGGGTAG